The genomic region TCAAGGTTTTTGACCCCGTATTTGAGAGCATTTTCCTTTATTGTTCCCCATATAGGCTCTCCGCAGGAAATAGCAGGAATTCCATATTTTAAAAAGATAGAAACACTATCAGGATAAAGGGTTAAAATTTCTTCTATATTTGTATCCTCTGTTATCTTTTTCATATTTAATTAATACTTTTTCTATTAAGAAATTGCAAAAACTTAAAAATTATTATAAAATTAAAAAATGCCCCCGTAGCTCAGGAGGATAGAGCGGCAGTTTCCTAAACTGCAGGTCGGGGGTTCAAGTCCCTCCGGGGGCATTTAATAAAAAATTTGGAACTAAAGGTAAGAGGTAGTCTATTTTTGGTTACG from candidate division WOR-3 bacterium harbors:
- a CDS encoding DUF1858 domain-containing protein gives rise to the protein MKKITEDTNIEEILTLYPDSVSIFLKYGIPAISCGEPIWGTIKENALKYGVKNLEELLEELNKLVSEKKLGISFKDFSL